A region of Osmerus eperlanus chromosome 9, fOsmEpe2.1, whole genome shotgun sequence DNA encodes the following proteins:
- the marcksl1a gene encoding MARCKS-related protein 1-A codes for MGAQLSKGGVAVEGKAVADTAGAKTNGQENGHVKTNGDVSAKPDGDGAVTDGNGAAEPAKEEETGAGDAIEPAPAAEGEAAKTEGDATKDAKKKKKFSLKNSFKFKGINLKKNKKGSEEVKAEEAASPTAEEKPEENGHAAKETKEETPAAEPVAEAKEEAAPASEGEAKAAEEAPPTEAATAEEAATPAEVTTSAASEEAEPKAE; via the exons ATGGGAGCCCAGTTGTCCAAGGGTGGAGTAGCTGTGGAGGGGAAAGCCGTCGCCGACACGGCTGGTGCTAAAACAAATGGCCAG GAGAATGGACATGTCAAGACCAACGGTGATGTCTCTGCTAAGCCTGATGGGGATGGAGCGGTCACAGATGGAAATGGAGCTGCAGAGCCAGCCAAAGAGGAAGAGACTGGTGCCGGGGACGCCATCGAACCCGCCCCTGCTGCTGAAGGAGAGGCCGCCAAGACCGAAGGGGATGCCACCAAGGatgccaagaagaagaagaagttctCTCTGAAGAACTCCTTCAAGTTCAAGGGTATCAACCTCAAGAAGAACAAGAAGGGCAGTGAGGAGGTCAAGGCGGAGGAGGCCGCCTCCCCCACTGCAGAGGAGAAGCCTGAGGAGAATGGCCACGCTGCCAAGGAAACCAAAGAGGAGACGCCAGCGGCTGAGCCCGTGGCAGAGGCCAAGGAGGAGGCTGCACCAGCCTCCGAGGGCGAGGCCAAGGCCGCAGAGGAAGCCCCACCCACAGAGGCAGCCACTGCAGAGGAGGCCGCCACCCCTGCCGAGGTCACGACATCTGCAGCCTCCGAGGAGGCCGAGCCCAAGGCAGAGTGA
- the LOC134027014 gene encoding interferon alpha-inducible protein 27-like protein 2, with protein sequence MGLLMIIGAVAGAGGAIALAPVVLGAVGFTAAGIAVNSVAAGMMAAAATANGGAVAAGSTVAVLQSIGAAGLGAAATAAVGSVGAVVGTATAAAVLI encoded by the exons ATGGGACTTT TGATGATCATTGGAGCAGTGGCAGGTGCAG GTGGGGCCATAGCCCTGGCACCAGTTGTCTTGGGAGCAGTAGGCTTCACTGCTGCCGGCATTGCTGTCAATTCCGTAGCTGCCGGTATGATGGCCGCAGCCGCTACCGCCAACGGAGGTGCAGTGGCAGCTGGATCGACTGTGGCTGTGCTGCAGTCTATAG GTGCTGCAGGCTTGGGTGCAGCTGCTACAGCAGCAGTGGGCAGTGTCGGAGCAGTGGTGGGGACGGCTACAGCTGCAGCTGTTCTCATCTGA
- the LOC134027013 gene encoding interferon alpha-inducible protein 27-like protein 2A: protein MVAGHVIAITVGAGAAVLMGPVALGMFGFTAGGIAAGSTAASLMSTAAVANGGGVAAGGLVACLQSAAAAGLSGTATVALGSLGAATGEGVRWLSSKIWK from the exons ATGGTAGCAG GACACGTGATTGCAATTACAGTTGGAGCAG GGGCAGCAGTACTCATGGGCCCTGTGGCCCTGGGAATGTTTGGCTTCACTGCTGGTGGGATTGCCGCTGGGTCCACAGCTGCATCCTTGATGTCTACTGCAGCTGTAGCCAATGGAGGTGGGGTAGCAGCAGGTGGCCTGGTGGCTTGTCTGCAGTCGGCAG CTGCTGCAGGGCTGTCTGGCACAGCAACAGTAGCACTGGGCAGTCTGGGGGCTGCAACTGGAGAAGGAGTGAGATGGCTCTCCTCAAAGATCTGGAAGTGA